Proteins found in one Triticum aestivum cultivar Chinese Spring chromosome 4D, IWGSC CS RefSeq v2.1, whole genome shotgun sequence genomic segment:
- the LOC123100345 gene encoding probable flavin-containing monooxygenase 1 translates to MAQGQGARATREAVPPVSRVAIIGGGISGLAAAKQMAAYDPVVFEATPSVGGVWKHCVYRTTRLQTPRPDYEFSDYSWKNRDDPSFPTHTEIVDYLEGYADEFDLWRYISFGSKVVDIRFLGGAEAGFTELWSGTGKDPLRGKPMWEVGIVTGDSNTVQYYKFEFVVMCTGKYGDVPRMPVFPPGKGPEVFKGTVMHSLDYCKLSEEETVELMRGRKVVVVGYKKSAIDLANECAQANQVKGGQPCTMLVRTLHWVVPSYSIWGLPFSMFYSTRLSQLFYERPNQGFFRSLLCRLMSPLRAGVSKFIESYLSWKLPLGKYGLTPDHPFVEDYASCQMAILPEGFFDMADRGLVRFQRASAGWCFSENGVVLDDGTKVEADLVFLATGFEGKDKLREVLPKPFRDLVVGKSSMMPLYRGTIHPLIPNMAFVGFVESVSNLHTSELRCRWMSGLLEGRFELPSVKAMMGHVAGEADAMRRTTRFYRRHCISTYSIHDSDGMCSDLGSATLRKANWIAELFAPYNNKDYKEQ, encoded by the exons ATGGCGCAAGGACAAGGGGCGCGGGCCACCAGGGAGGCCGTGCCTCCGGTGTCCCGTGTGGCCATCATCGGCGGCGGGATCAGCGGCCTGGCCGCGGCGAAGCAGATGGCGGCCTACGACCCCGTCGTGTTCGAGGCGACGCCGTCCGTCGGCGGAGTGTGGAAGCACTGCGTCTACCGCACCACGCGGCTGCAGACGCCCCGCCCGGACTACGAGTTCTCCGACTACTCCTGGAAGAACCGCGACGACCCTTCGTTCCCGACCCACACGGAGATCGTCGACTACCTCGAGGGCTACGCCGACGAGTTCGACCTCTGGCGCTACATCTCGTTCGGGTCCAAGGTGGTGGACATCAGGTTCCTCGGCGGCGCCGAGGCCGGGTTCACGGAGCTgtggagcggcaccggcaaggatCCGCTCCGAGGCAAGCCCATGTGGGAGGTCGGCATCGTCACCGGCGACTCCAACACCGTTCAG TATTACAAGTTCGAGTTCGTGGTGATGTGCACGGGGAAGTACGGCGACGTGCCGCGGATGCCGGTGTTCCCGCCGGGGAAGGGGCCGGAGGTGTTCAAGGGGACGGTGATGCACTCGCTGGACTACTGCAAGCTGAGCGAGGAGGAGACCGTTGAGCTGATGCGAGGCAGGAAGGTTGTGGTGGTTGGGTACAAGAAGAGCGCTATCGATCTAGCCAACGAATGTGCCCAGGCAAACCAAG tCAAGGGAGGGCAGCCGTGCACGATGCTGGTACGGACCCTGCACTGGGTGGTGCCATCCTACTCCATCTGGGGCTTGCCATTCTCCATGTTCTACTCCACACGCTTGTCTCAGCTCTTCTACGAGCGGCCCAACCAAGGGTTCTTCCgatccctcctctgccgcctcatGAGCCCACTG AGGGCAGGGGTGTCCAAGTTCATCGAGTCGTACCTGTCATGGAAGCTGCCGCTGGGAAAGTACGGCCTGACGCCGGACCACCCCTTCGTCGAGGACTACGCCAGCTGCCAGATGGCCATCCTCCCGGAGGGCTTCTTCGACATGGCGGACCGCGGCCTCGTCCGCTTCCAGAGGGCCTCCGCCGGCTGGTGCTTCTCCGAGAACGGCGTGGTCCTCGACGACGGCACCAAGGTGGAGGCCGACCTCGTCTTCCTCGCCACCGGCTTCGAGGGGAAGGACAAGCTCCGCGAGGTCCTGCCAAAGCCCTTCCGCGACCTCGTCGTCGGCAAGTCTTCCATGATGCCGCTCTACCG TGGCACGATCCACCCGCTGATCCCCAACATGGCGTTCGTGGGGTTCGTGGAGAGCGTGTCCAACCTGCACACGTCGGAGTTGCGGTGCCGGTGGATGTCGGGGCTGCTGGAGGGGCGGTTCGAGCTGCCGTCCGTGAAGGCCATGATGGGgcacgtcgccggcgaggccgacgcCATGCGCCGCACCACGCGGTTCTACCGCCGCCACTGCATCTCCACCTACAGCATCCACGACAGCGACGGCATGTGCTCCGACCTGGGCTCCGCCACGCTCCGCAAGGCCAACTGGATCGCCGAGCTTTTCGCCCCATACAATAACAAGGACTACAAGGAACAGTAA